One stretch of Hevea brasiliensis isolate MT/VB/25A 57/8 chromosome 12, ASM3005281v1, whole genome shotgun sequence DNA includes these proteins:
- the LOC110639982 gene encoding U-box domain-containing protein 4 yields METENGANYTYMGRSFGNTSANDDSSPFSDCNSDRSGEFQTAASESRRLLIACASENSDDLLRQLVLDLESCSIDEQKQAAMEIRLLAKNKPENRFKIAKAGAIKPLITLISSPDSQLQEYGVTAILNLSLCDENKEVIATSGAITPLVRALRTGTSTAKENAACALLRLSQVEENKVAIGRSGAIPLLVNLLESGGIRGKKDAATALYSLCSAKENKKRAVHAGIMRPLVELMADFGSNMVDKSAFVLSMLVTIQEARTALVEEGGIPVLVEIIEVGSQRQKEIAVGILLQICEDNLLHRAMVAREGAIPPLVALSQSGTNRAKGKAETLIDLLRQPRSGNSAARTADVSV; encoded by the exons ATGGAGACCGAAAATGGAGCAAATTACACGTATATGGGTAGGAGCTTCGGTAATACTAGTGCTAACGATGATTCCTCTCCTTTCAGTGACTGTAATAGCGACAGATCCGGGGAGTTCCAAACGGCTGCGTCGGAGAGCAGGCGATTATTGATAGCTTGCGCATCGGAGAATTCCGATGATCTGCTTCGCCAGCTCGTATTGGATCTCGAGTCCTGTTCGATTGACGAGCAAAAACAAGCGGCTATGGAGATTAGGCTCCTTGCTAAGAACAAGCCAGAGAACCGCTTCAAAATAGCTAAAGCGGGAGCAATTAAACCTCTGATTACGTTGATATCATCACCGGATTCTCAGCTTCAAGAGTATGGTGTCACGGCTATTTTGAATTTATCTCTCTGCGACGAGAACAAGGAAGTGATTGCTACATCGGGAGCGATTACGCCGCTGGTTAGGGCTTTGAGAACAGGGACATCAACTGCGAAAGAGAACGCAGCCTGTGCTTTGCTTCGCCTATCACAAGTAGAAGAAAACAAGGTTGCAATCGGACGGTCTGGGGCCATTCCACTTCTCGTGAACTTACTCGAAAGTGGAGGAATTCGCGGGAAAAAGGACGCAGCAACAGCTCTGTATTCGCTATGTTCAGCAAAGGAGAATAAAAAAAGGGCTGTCCATGCTGGGATCATGAGGCCACTGGTGGAATTAATGGCTGATTTCGGGTCAAACATGGTGGACAAATCAGCGTTCGTATTGAGCATGTTGGTTACTATTCAGGAGGCCAGAACAGCATTGGTTGAAGAAGGTGGGATTCCGGTACTGGTGGAGATCATCGAGGTCGGATCGCAGAGGCAGAAGGAGATTGCGGTTGGGATATTGTTGCAGATTTGCGAGGATAATTTGTTGCATCGTGCGATGGTGGCCCGCGAAGGAGCGATTCCTCCCTTGGTGGCTTTGTCACAGTCCGGCACCAATCGCGCCAAGGGAAAG GCAGAGACACTAATAGATCTTCTACGGCAACCAAGATCCGGTAACAGCGCTGCCAGAACAGCAGATGTGTCAGTATGA